The genomic region TGGCGCTCGGCGTTTCGACCGACATCGTCAAACGCGAATGGCGCACGGCCAAGCTGTGGCTCTTGCGCGAGCTCGGCGGCGCGGGGGTGAGTGATGGACCAGACACAGTGGCAGCGCATTGAAGAACTGTTGCAGGAGGCGCTCGACCTGGAACCGGGCCGGCGGCAGGCATTTTTGGAAAGCGCCTGTGCCGGCGACGCACGGCTGCGCCGCGAAGTCGAGACCCTGCTCGGCAAAGAAGAACGGGCCAGGAGCTTCATGGAGACTCCGGCTTTCGCCTACCTCGCCACTGAGCGGGCCGCCGTCTCGCTGACCGGCGCGCACGTCAGCCATTACCGCGTCGAATCGCTGGTCGGCAGGGGCGGCATGGGCGAAGTCTACAGGGCGCGGGACGAAAACCTGCCGCGCACCGTGGCGCTGAAAATGTTGCCCGCCGAGTTTACGGCGGACGCCGACCGCGTGCGGCGCTTCGAGCAAGAAGCCTTCACGGCTTCAAAGCTCAATCACCCGAACATCATCACCATCTTTGAGATTCTGCACATCGAGGGGTCGCATTTCATCGCCAGCGAATACGTCGAAGGCCAAACCTTGCGCCAGCGGCTGACGGAGCCGGCGACGAATAAACGCCTGCGCCTCAGTGTCGGCCAGGCGATTGATATTGCCATCCAAGTCGCCAGCGCGCTCAAAGCGGCGCACACCGCCTGGATCATCCACCGCGACATCAAGCCCGAAAACATCATGGTACGCGCCGACGGCCTGGTGAAAGTGCTCGACTTCGGCATCGCCAAGCTGGGACAGGGCGGCGGGGAGACCGGGCGATGGGGTGATGCGGCGATGGGACGACAGGGGGAGAGGGGGAGACAGGGAGATAGCGGGACCATCGCCGCATCGCCGCTTCGCCCCATCGCCCCCTCGTCCCCACACTCCATCGCCGCGTCGTTCACGGTGCCGGGCGCGGTGATGGGCACGGCGAGTTATATGTCGCCGGAGCAGGCGCGCGGCGAGCCGCTCGACGGGCGCACGGATATCTTCTCGCTGGGCGCTGTGCTCTACGAGATGGTCACCGGCGAGCGGCTCTTCACCGGCGCGACGCGGGCGGAAGCCTTACAGGCGGCACGCGGCGGGCCGGCGGCGGCGCCGCATTATCGCTTCGAGCACGTCCCGAAAGAGCTGGAACGCATCATCCGCAGGGCGCTGCGCCAAGACCGCGACCAGCGCTACGCTTCGGCGGGCGAGATGTTGGTTGAATTGGAGTCGTTGAAGCATCGGCTGGAAAACCGCACCAGCCGGAGAGTGGCTAAGTTTAGCGCGCTGGCTTTGCTGGCGGTCATGTTGTTAGCGGGGGTCGCGACGCTGGCCTCGCGCAACGAAGTCTGGGACGAGCAGGTTTTACGCGATGGGCACACGGCGGCAGTGCGCCGCGCCGTCTTTTCACCCGACGGGCGCTTGCTGGTTTCAGTCGGTGAAGACAAGCAGGTCATCGTCTGGGACTTCGCGCGGCGCGAGCGGCTGGCGACCTTCAGCGATCACACGGACTGGGTCAGTACGGTCGCCTTCGCGCCGGATGGGAAGCGGTTCGCGACCGGCAGCTATGACCGCACGGTGATCGTCTGGGACGCCATCAAGCTGCAAAAGGAGGCCGTGCTACGCGGGCATCAAGCCCCCGTTAGCGCCGTGACTTTTTCGCCCGACGGGCAGGTGCTGGTGACTGTCGAAAAATCCCCCGCGCTCCGGGACCGCGCCACGCTCCTCTGGCGTGTGGGGAGCTGGGAGCAATTTGCCCAGATTCCGCTGGGGGCCAGCGATGTTCACTTGCTGCTCTTCCCGACGGCCGACAGGCGGATGGTTTACGACAATGCCACGACGCCGCTGCCGGACACCTGGAACGTGAGCACCGGCCAGCCGCTCGGCAATCTGTTCGACCCCGACTGGCGTGGTCAGAATGCGGCGTTCTCGCCTGACGGCACGCGGATGGTCAGTCTGCGGAGCGATGGTGAGGTCATCTTTGTCGACTTCAAGCGGCGGCGCACGCTCAGCCGCGAGCGGGCGCATCAAGACAACGGGCGCGCCGTCGCCTATTCGCCTGACGGGCGATTGGTGGCGACCGGCGCCGAGAACATCATCCTGTGGGACGCGCTGACGCGGCAAAAGATCACGACGATTGATTACCCGTCGATCATCTGGAGCGCGATGTTTTCACCCGACGGGCGCTGGCTAGTGACTACACATGGCGACGGCGCGATCCGCGTATGGGATGTCGTCGAACGGCGACGCGCCGTCGGCTTCAACGAGCACGACGGCGCGGTGCGCGCCGTCGCCTGGGCGCGCGATGGGAGGCGCTTCGCGTCGGCGGGCGAAGACCGAGTGATTATGATCTGGAACGCGGCGACCGGTCACAGAGAGATGCTGTTGGCCGGGCATCGCACGCGCGTGACCGGCATCGCCTTCGCAGCCGATGGCAAGACACTGGCATCGGCTGACATCGATGGGACGATTATCATCTGGGACCTCGAACAGCAACAGGAGCGGCTGCGGTTCGGAGATTCGGCGGGCAAAGACCCCAGCTACTGTCTGGCCCTATCGCCCGATGGCCGCACGGTCGCCACCTCGCACGGCGTGTATGAGAGCGCCAGCGGGCGGCGGCTGGCTCCCGGCCTCGACTACTGGTTGCACGCCAGCTCGATCTACGGCTTGGCCTTTTCAGCCGACGGCACACGGCTGGCGGCGGCCCATTCGTATGGCAATCAATTCTTATGTGACGCCACGACCTGGAGCGTCATCGAGCAGGCCGATCTAAACCCGCGACAATTCATCAGCGTGAGCTTTGCGCCGGACGGCAAACATCTGGTGACCGGCGAGGACGGCGGCACGGTTCAGCTCTGGACGACGCAGCCCCTGCGCCCGACAGCCGTGCTCGGCCAGCACGCGGCGCGCATTAAGTCGGTCGCTTTCTCGCCCGATGGCCGTCAAGTCGCCTCGGCGGGTGACGACAAACAGATCGCGCTGTGGGACGTCGGCAGCCGCAAGCTGATCATGCGCATCGGCCTGCACACCGCGCCGGTCTACGCTATCGCCTTCTCGCCCGATGGCACGCACTTAATCTCCGGCGAGCACGACCACTCGGTGCGATTGTACACGCGCCACCACACGCTCTGGGGCTTCCGCCTCGACTGATCGCCGGTCACAGCGAGAAGGCCAGGGTGTTGGATTCGATGCCGTCGTTGAGGACGCGAATTCCTGCCAATGCGGCAGTGGACTTGTCTAAGCCATTATTCTTCGGGAGTCGCCAAGTTGCTGTTATGCCTTGCTGCTTAGATTCTTTAAGTATTGGTCATAATCTATCGCTGGCACTGTACCGGTTTTCTGTAGACGCTTGAGCAAATTTAGAAAGAACGAGGCGAGCGCCAGAGAGCTGTCGCCTCTATTGATCTTAAGCTCACTACTATCGAAGTACTCCACATCAAAAGATCCAAGCGATATAGCACATCCCAGATCCAGTCTCTCATCTCTTCCTTGTTTCTCAAGCACTGCCTCAAATTTATCTCCCATTGGCGGTGTCCAAGCACTTCCATAAGCCAGAATGCCCGCAATAATTGAAGTCAGTGGGCGTGGCGCGTGTACCCCACCTGCATGGACTATTGGAATTGTTGTTCGCTTGAGTTTTCTTACCGAAGCGGCCTTGGCACTTGCGTACTTGAAGTTTGACCGGCTGAACTTCTGTTTCACTTCGAGCACGGCATAAACACTTTCGGCAGGTATGAATAGCTGCCGACTGTGATTATAAAGAACTGGATTATATTGCCTATCATAGATAACAATATCAATTTCTTCACTACACGTACCTGTTGAATCGACAACAAATGCTTTATCGAGACTATACCGTTTAGGCAGATGTGCCTCTAACATGGCCATCCAATTGGCTTCAGATGCTTCTCCTTTCGCTCCCGGATGATTGACAGCGGATCGTGTTCCTTTTAAGTTTGCCGTTAGCTGATCCTGAAGTGAGCGAAATAGATTCTTCATAGGCTTACTCAGGCGATGTTCCTCCTAGAAATCGGATGGGCAGAGGGAATGCGAAAGCATACTGCTTAACCTCATCTCGCCAGGATAATCCAGAGATAAGCTGTCCATACCACTGGCGGGGCGCCGGATCGCGGAAGCATGAGCCGCATTCAAGCTGAACCAAAGGCTTCTTAAACGGATTCTTGTCGCTCGCGAATGCCTCGCCTACCTTCCCATATTTGACCACCGCATTCCAGAATCCATCCGTAGGGTCATCCGGGGCCGGTACAAAGCGTGAAAGCGTCACAAAGCCATTTGCATTTACCACGTCAGCAAAACCAGAGAATAATTCGGGGAGAGTAAAACTCTCGACCTGACCATAACCAATAGATTTTCGTTTCCCATAACCACTCTCCATTAAATCGATCAGGAAGTCTTCGACAAGCGAGAGGGATTCATCCTCGATTCGCCAGTAGATCGTCAGGCGTGGCAGAATGATCTCGCGCATATCGAAAGGGTCGCCCGCCGTGTCGGTCAGGCGATTCACCCAATTCCTGGTTGTGGTATGCGGGTAGATCAACGCTTGAGCCTGATCCGCCAATGTTGAAGGCTCCAGGTCTTCGCCGCGCCGCCACTGGTTGAACTGCGCGAGCGTCAGCCACGAGGATTCGTACCGTCGTTTCATCTCCTGTTGACGCATCACGCGTTGATCCTTGGGCAAATCGTTTGCAGGCGCTTCGCGAACCCATATGGGGCGGGGCAAATATCCTGTGGGAAAGCCGTCGGAAAGCAGCACGGGCGGGTCGCCGTCGCCCTGCCTGACCATATATCGTTTGAGAAACTTCTCTAATGTCTCTGTTCCGTCACGGCGGGCGATAAACCAGCAGAGATGCCCAAACAAGGTATCGGCCTGCCACGGAGAGGCAGACGAAGAGCGGAGGGTAAGGGTTGACTGGTAGACTCGCATCGCTGCTTATTTATCGCCCGTCTTGTAGTCCAACTGTACCCAGCCATAACCGCGCGTGCCCGAACTTCCGAGCGTGTCCTGCGGCAGCCAATCCAGAGCCTGCCGGATGAAATTGATGATCTCCTGTTCGTCATCCTCCTCAAAGATGCGCACCGATAGGGTAAAGTCAAATTTCGTATCAGCCGGAACCCGCTCCTGCGTTCGCAGGCCGCCGTGCCCGGCGATGCCCGTATTGCGATTGATCCAGTTTTCTGACTTCACCTCAGCGAAGTTGACGCCCTGCGCTTGAGCCTCCGCCAGCCTGTCCTGTGATTCAGCGGCCAGCATTGCATCTCGCACAATCAGGCGCGTCGGCCCATGTTGATGGTCTGTCACCTTATGAGGCCCGAAGACGCGACAGACAAGACAATGTTTCTCCTTACAGCCATGCGGCTGGCCATCCGCAGCCACCTTGTTATGGCGGTACTCACTCAACGTGCGCAGCTTGCCCTTTAGTGAGGAGCCGGGAATGTAAGGGTGCTTGGTTATCGGGTGGCGAATGATTGGGTTATCCATTTCACCGATGCCAATGTCATCCTTACTGCCGCCGATGCGCAGACCGCTTTTACAGGTCAGCACGCCGGTAATCGGAAC from Blastocatellia bacterium harbors:
- a CDS encoding protein kinase; the encoded protein is MDQTQWQRIEELLQEALDLEPGRRQAFLESACAGDARLRREVETLLGKEERARSFMETPAFAYLATERAAVSLTGAHVSHYRVESLVGRGGMGEVYRARDENLPRTVALKMLPAEFTADADRVRRFEQEAFTASKLNHPNIITIFEILHIEGSHFIASEYVEGQTLRQRLTEPATNKRLRLSVGQAIDIAIQVASALKAAHTAWIIHRDIKPENIMVRADGLVKVLDFGIAKLGQGGGETGRWGDAAMGRQGERGRQGDSGTIAASPLRPIAPSSPHSIAASFTVPGAVMGTASYMSPEQARGEPLDGRTDIFSLGAVLYEMVTGERLFTGATRAEALQAARGGPAAAPHYRFEHVPKELERIIRRALRQDRDQRYASAGEMLVELESLKHRLENRTSRRVAKFSALALLAVMLLAGVATLASRNEVWDEQVLRDGHTAAVRRAVFSPDGRLLVSVGEDKQVIVWDFARRERLATFSDHTDWVSTVAFAPDGKRFATGSYDRTVIVWDAIKLQKEAVLRGHQAPVSAVTFSPDGQVLVTVEKSPALRDRATLLWRVGSWEQFAQIPLGASDVHLLLFPTADRRMVYDNATTPLPDTWNVSTGQPLGNLFDPDWRGQNAAFSPDGTRMVSLRSDGEVIFVDFKRRRTLSRERAHQDNGRAVAYSPDGRLVATGAENIILWDALTRQKITTIDYPSIIWSAMFSPDGRWLVTTHGDGAIRVWDVVERRRAVGFNEHDGAVRAVAWARDGRRFASAGEDRVIMIWNAATGHREMLLAGHRTRVTGIAFAADGKTLASADIDGTIIIWDLEQQQERLRFGDSAGKDPSYCLALSPDGRTVATSHGVYESASGRRLAPGLDYWLHASSIYGLAFSADGTRLAAAHSYGNQFLCDATTWSVIEQADLNPRQFISVSFAPDGKHLVTGEDGGTVQLWTTQPLRPTAVLGQHAARIKSVAFSPDGRQVASAGDDKQIALWDVGSRKLIMRIGLHTAPVYAIAFSPDGTHLISGEHDHSVRLYTRHHTLWGFRLD
- a CDS encoding DUF6602 domain-containing protein; translated protein: MKNLFRSLQDQLTANLKGTRSAVNHPGAKGEASEANWMAMLEAHLPKRYSLDKAFVVDSTGTCSEEIDIVIYDRQYNPVLYNHSRQLFIPAESVYAVLEVKQKFSRSNFKYASAKAASVRKLKRTTIPIVHAGGVHAPRPLTSIIAGILAYGSAWTPPMGDKFEAVLEKQGRDERLDLGCAISLGSFDVEYFDSSELKINRGDSSLALASFFLNLLKRLQKTGTVPAIDYDQYLKNLSSKA
- the csm3 gene encoding type III-A CRISPR-associated RAMP protein Csm3, which translates into the protein MAWKLVKYVPITGVLTCKSGLRIGGSKDDIGIGEMDNPIIRHPITKHPYIPGSSLKGKLRTLSEYRHNKVAADGQPHGCKEKHCLVCRVFGPHKVTDHQHGPTRLIVRDAMLAAESQDRLAEAQAQGVNFAEVKSENWINRNTGIAGHGGLRTQERVPADTKFDFTLSVRIFEEDDEQEIINFIRQALDWLPQDTLGSSGTRGYGWVQLDYKTGDK